CCTTATCGATTGCTGCCTTCAACCCATAGGCATAGACCACTTCTGGCATGATGGTGTCGTTGACATAGGGCGTGCCGGTGAAATTGTAGCACCCGACCACACTGGTCTTCTTGTGCTCCAGCGCACGCGCCAGTTCGTCGATGGTCGTGCGAAGCGCCGAATCCTGCTTGGCCTGACCAAGGTCCTTTTCCAATGCCGCCCCCATCGAATGGTGGGCTTCATCGACATAGATTCCCAGCTGCGGCAGACGCGCGATGCGCTGGAAACGGGCGTTGACGGCCAGATCAGCGTCGGTTTCGGGCGCAGCTTCACCCAGCATTTCGTACAATTCGCCATAGACTTCCGAGAGCGTTCCGGTCTTCTCCGAAAACAGCTTGTCGGTAACGGTCGGCTCAGCCGAACGGCGCTTCAGGATGATCTTCTGGGTATTCGAGATGATGACGTTGAATGATGATCCATCCTGCGCGCCGATGGTCGAGGCGGTATCGTCAAGGAAGTGGAACTTCAGGTTTGAGCGCAGGAAATTGGCATATTCCGGCGGGACGACCAGATCGAGATCGAAGGTCTGAATCTCTTTCAGCGACTGCAACACGGTCTTGTCCGGAGCGAAGACCAGCGCATTCTTGCAGAACCGGGTATCCTTGCTGAACTTGTTGGCGAGGAGAAACTCATAGAAGATGCACGTAGCCATCAAGATGGTTTTGCCCAGCCCCATGGTCAGCGCGAAAATGTAGTTCGGGTAGGAGCGGGCACGCTCGCTCAACCGGGCGAAGATTGCCTGATACTGATCCTCGCCCTCCAGCTCCATAAACGGAAGCAGCGTGCCCTGGCCCTGCCGGTCGGCGCCTGTCGTCTGGAATTCTGAGAACAGCCCCTCGTTCCTGGCCCATTGCTGAAACAGCTCATGGACATGGGCGTTATCGCCAAATTCTTTCAGGAAGACATAGATTTCCAGCGCTTCAAACTGCGGCTTCCGCAGAAAGGCATCGGTTCGCAGTTCGGGGTCGTTGAAGTCGAGCAGCTGCTTTGTAAGCTGCTTGTACCGCTTACGGATCGTCCCGCGATTATCGGTGTAGAATTTGAGCAGCGCCTGAAAGAAGGCGAAATCCTGCCGGACCGTCTTCTTCCCCTTAGCCATTCTTGATCTCGCCTTCCCATGACTCGGAGAGCAGGTCGGTGATCTTCACCCGGATCGTGCCTGCATCGTCAGGGATGACATAGCGCCCTGCCACCAGTTCATCCTTGCCCGGGGCATCGACAATGGCCGGTGTCAGCACTGCACCGTCAAAATGGAAATCGACCTTCACACTTTCGACCAGCTGCCGCCAGTCCTCCACCGCATCGCTTTCCAGCGACAGCTTTTGCAGCAAGTTCATCGGGAAAAAGCCCGCGATCACCAGTTCGCCATTCTCGATGGCCAGGCGGGCATCGGATGACTTCTTGAAATGCAGATGCGCCTTGTCGCGGATCAGGTCGGTGACCATCACTTCAATATCGAACCCGGACTTCTTGGCCTCCAGCGTCAAGTGCGAGCCAAGATCGGGCTCATGGCCCATGCAAACTAGATGGATGCGTTCGACTGGCTTGTTCGGCGTTTCTGCCTTGCGGCGTTCGAAGGCCTTGAAATCGAGCCCGTTGATGACCTCGTTCAAGTCCTGCCGCGTCGCGATCCGATTTACCGGCATGATCTTGACCAGATAGCCTTCCCGCTGACCATCGAAGGCACTGCTAGGTGGCAAGGGCTGCAATTCCATCGCTTCTCGGATCAGCTCCTTGGCTTCGACCGGATTGCGGAAGAGGTCGTAATTGTTGACGTTGTAGACCTCGAAGCCGGTATAAAACTTCTTTGGTTTATCGTCATATTCACCAGAAAATAGTTCGCCATCTTGACGCTCGATATCGTCGCGTATGCCACAGAGACGCTTGCATGTCGTCTCGATCGAGCCGAGGTTGATATCTGCTCCAATAAATTTGCGGCCCAACTTCATCGCGACCGCTTGTGCGGTTCCTGAGCCCATGAAACAATCAAGAATCGTAGCTCCTTGATTGGTCGATGCCTTAATCAATTTGAACAGTAGTTCTTCTGGTTTCTGGGTCGGATAATTTGTTCTTACACTGGAGCTTTGATTTTCCATATCGACGAAAAAATAGTCATTAGGAACTTTACCTTCTCGTAGGTAATCCCGAACCACCAGTTCTGGATGGGTGGTCTCATAGGAGGGGTCAACGTCCTTAGCACCCTTTATGGGGCTACCGGAAATGAAGCGCCCATTCAGTCGATACCGTCCGACCTCGTCTTCCAGGCGATATTTCTTGATCGTGGTTTCAGAAAGCGGCTCCATTACCATTTCAGCGTCGTGGTTGAAGACCGGATCACCGCCCTTTTTGTATAGCAGGATAGGGTGGTGGCTCTTCTTCCAAGAGGATTTGTTCGATGAGCGCGTTTGGAAACCCCAGCTTAGTGAGGTTTCGAAATTATCGGGGCCAAAAACCTCATCCAAAATACAACGAAGCTGATGGCTCTTTCGATGATCGCAATGCAGATAAATTACACCGTTCTCACTCAAAAGCTCATGTATTAATATTATCCGCTCGTACATGAATTGCAGGAATTGATCGGAACTCCACATGTCCGTGTATTGCTTCTCCTCGAATGACGAATGATCATTCGAAGCAGTTGCGCCCTTGACTTGAATGCTTTTCTTGTAGTCCGCCTTGCTGTCGAAAGGTGGATCAATGTAAACAAAGTCCACCTTCCCCCTGAACTCCCGCAGCAAATGCGACATCACCTGCAGATTGTCGCCCCAATAGATACGGTTCCACCAGCCATCCGTAGGATCGCCGTAGGACTCCTTCTTCTGGGCGGGGAAATACTGGGTCGACTTGAACGGGCGTTTGCCCGCCCAGCGCAGCTCGGGAAACCCACGGATCGGCGGCAGATCGAATTCAAACGTCTCAAATGCTTCCGGGTTATCCTTACTCATGCCGCCCCTTCAATTCCCTGCCGTCTCGGCGTTGGCTGCGCATCACGCGCCGCAGAATGTCATGTCGCAAAATGACCGGAAGTCGCAGTTCTTGCACAGCTTCTCCGGTCGCTCCCGCAACCCATAGTCCTTGGATACGATTTTGCCGATAACGGAATCGACCTGGTCGATCGTGCCCTCGATGTCCGCCGTCTCCCGTTTGAAGGTGATCCGCGGATTTCCGGCCTCCTCGCCGGTGTAATACAGCGCCATACGATCCACCCGGACGCCGCGCTTCTCCTCGAACAGATGGGCATAGATCTGCAACTGCCGCCTATAGCGCGCCAGTTTTTCGGCATCATCGATCAGGTCCGGCTTCTTTTCGGTCTTGAAGTCGATGATCTCCCAGGCCCCATCCTCGGCCTGGATCAGGTCGACATTGCCGGTCAGGACATAGTCGTCCTTGAGCAGGCTGAGTTCGACCTCGGCCTCGCGCAGGCGGTGCCAGTTGCTCCGCTCCCGGTCGACATAGGTCGCGATGTGCCGCCGTGCGATGCGCAGCACCGGCTCGCCCAGATAGACCCGCTCCTTCTGCGAGATGTTGGCGTAGTTGCTGCGAAACCACTGGTCGATCTGTTCGGTGGTGACCTTCTGCTCGTCCCCGCGCAACACGGCCTTGTGGATGTCCTCAATCGTCTGATGGACCAGCGTGCCGAACAGGATGGCGTTCGTCCGCACCGGGGCGAACTCAAGGTCCTTGAAAAAGCGGTATTGCTGCGGGCAGGCCTCGAAAATCAGCACGTCCGACGTAAAGGAATAGCTATGCTTGAGGTTGGCTTCCTTCACTGTCGCCAGCTTCACGGAGTCAGGGTCAAAATGCAACTCGCGCCAGCTTTTGAGCGGCGAATAGACAGGCTGGAAGTACTGCGAAGGCACGTTGCGCTGCCCGCGCGCCTTGGGCGTATTCTCCTGACAGCTTAGCACCAGCATGTTCTGGGCACGGGAATATGCCGTGTAGAACAGCCGCCAGAAGTCGAACGTCTTGATCCTGTCGAGCGGCTCGAATAGTTCGCCGTCACCAAATTCGGCCTCAAGCAGGTCATCCAGTGGCGACTGCTGACGACGCGGCACGGCATCGAGCGAACCGGTCACGACAATCGGAAACTCCAGCCCCTTGGACTGGTGGATCGTCATGAAGGATACGCAACCCGATGGGG
The genomic region above belongs to Qipengyuania spongiae and contains:
- a CDS encoding DNA methyltransferase translates to MSKDNPEAFETFEFDLPPIRGFPELRWAGKRPFKSTQYFPAQKKESYGDPTDGWWNRIYWGDNLQVMSHLLREFRGKVDFVYIDPPFDSKADYKKSIQVKGATASNDHSSFEEKQYTDMWSSDQFLQFMYERIILIHELLSENGVIYLHCDHRKSHQLRCILDEVFGPDNFETSLSWGFQTRSSNKSSWKKSHHPILLYKKGGDPVFNHDAEMVMEPLSETTIKKYRLEDEVGRYRLNGRFISGSPIKGAKDVDPSYETTHPELVVRDYLREGKVPNDYFFVDMENQSSSVRTNYPTQKPEELLFKLIKASTNQGATILDCFMGSGTAQAVAMKLGRKFIGADINLGSIETTCKRLCGIRDDIERQDGELFSGEYDDKPKKFYTGFEVYNVNNYDLFRNPVEAKELIREAMELQPLPPSSAFDGQREGYLVKIMPVNRIATRQDLNEVINGLDFKAFERRKAETPNKPVERIHLVCMGHEPDLGSHLTLEAKKSGFDIEVMVTDLIRDKAHLHFKKSSDARLAIENGELVIAGFFPMNLLQKLSLESDAVEDWRQLVESVKVDFHFDGAVLTPAIVDAPGKDELVAGRYVIPDDAGTIRVKITDLLSESWEGEIKNG